In the genome of Candidatus Reidiella endopervernicosa, one region contains:
- a CDS encoding EAL domain-containing protein yields MYSAKEQGKNKYQFYSAEFTAKAMRQLSIESDLRRALERNEFELYYQPQCSLKDGSIVGMEALIRWNHPERVCRAGCFLGAAEESGLMVALDRWVFAAACRQCREWIDAGITSVRMSVNISGGQINQGHLVEMISDVLKETGVT; encoded by the coding sequence ATGTATAGTGCCAAGGAGCAGGGTAAGAATAAATACCAGTTTTACTCTGCAGAATTCACAGCAAAGGCCATGCGGCAGTTGTCGATAGAGAGCGACCTGCGAAGGGCGCTTGAGCGAAATGAATTTGAACTCTACTACCAGCCTCAGTGTTCGCTGAAAGATGGCTCTATTGTTGGAATGGAGGCGTTGATACGCTGGAATCACCCCGAGAGGGTATGCAGAGCCGGCTGTTTTCTCGGCGCAGCTGAGGAGAGTGGCCTGATGGTGGCGCTTGATCGATGGGTGTTCGCCGCAGCCTGTCGCCAGTGTCGTGAGTGGATCGATGCTGGAATAACTTCGGTACGAATGAGCGTTAATATATCTGGAGGCCAGATAAATCAGGGGCATCTTGTTGAGATGATTTCAGATGTTCTGAAAGAGACGGGTGTGACCTAA
- a CDS encoding PAS domain-containing protein, whose amino-acid sequence MLVTNTEGKIVSANPAFSRITGYSEADAVGQSPHLLNSGLQSKGFFDLMWRQLRETDHWQGKLLIGEKWRDLP is encoded by the coding sequence GTGCTGGTTACCAATACCGAAGGAAAGATCGTGTCGGCTAATCCCGCCTTTAGTAGAATAACCGGTTATTCGGAAGCAGATGCCGTAGGTCAGAGCCCCCATCTTCTAAATTCTGGCCTCCAATCAAAGGGCTTCTTTGATCTGATGTGGCGGCAGCTGCGTGAAACAGATCACTGGCAGGGGAAATTGTTAATCGGCGAAAAATGGCGAGATCTACCCTGA